A region from the Chlamydiales bacterium genome encodes:
- the ssb gene encoding single-stranded DNA-binding protein: MNQITIAGHLGADPEVRFTSSGQKVTTIRVAARARRGSKDETIWWRVTVWGEQFDKMIGYFKKGSPIIVLGELNKPEIFTDRDGRPQVSMNITALNLMFSPFGKPDSANASGSREPSNEMAYAGNAGSGSGGGSEQGSYGQGKEDSSFIEDEIPF, translated from the coding sequence ATGAACCAGATTACGATTGCAGGCCATTTAGGGGCAGATCCAGAAGTGCGTTTTACCTCTTCAGGACAAAAGGTCACCACCATTCGCGTGGCGGCAAGAGCTCGCAGAGGCTCTAAAGATGAGACGATCTGGTGGCGCGTGACAGTGTGGGGCGAGCAGTTTGACAAGATGATCGGCTATTTTAAAAAAGGAAGCCCTATCATCGTACTCGGAGAACTCAACAAGCCAGAGATCTTTACAGATCGCGACGGACGTCCTCAAGTCTCCATGAATATTACAGCATTAAACTTGATGTTTAGCCCATTCGGCAAGCCGGATAGTGCAAATGCATCCGGTTCTAGAGAACCCTCCAATGAGATGGCTTATGCTGGAAATGCAGGTAGCGGAAGCGGCGGCGGTAGCGAGCAGGGCTCATACGGCCAAGGCAAAGAGGATAGCTCCTTTATCGAAGACGAAATCCCTTTTTAA
- a CDS encoding leucyl aminopeptidase → MRLTVAASASARKKADILILPFWEVKKKAIPAFKDRQFANLAALPIGTGDFHGKERETLLLYPARGTEKRVLLLGLGNEKALTEELLRRAYATVIKACRRKKYKSLNIVLPEVKMDEALLVHAVSEGLILANYKFDLYLQSEKSDPKDPPVESCCLIGADKSQAKQIEKVEVVTSAVQLTRDLVNANADQINAQMLAETAKQIAKDFKSVKTTVLGKKELEKEKMGLLLAVNRGAAQDPALILIEYRGDPKSKDLTAIVGKGISFDTGGLNLKPTGSIETMKDDMSGAAAVIGTLRAAAELGIKRNIIGVIAAAENAMGPHSFKPGDVYYSHSGKSVEISNTDAEGRLVLADAFSYVQSKYPVTRLIDLATLTGAIVVSLGEELTGLFSNNDRLAEGLMKAGEKTFERLWRMPIYPEYRDALKSPIADMKNSGGRKGGSITAALFLKEFIKGDLPWAHLDIAGTAYLSELNKPYHPLNGTGVGVRLLIEFLEQ, encoded by the coding sequence ATGCGTTTAACTGTGGCAGCTTCGGCTAGCGCGAGAAAGAAAGCGGACATTCTAATTCTTCCCTTTTGGGAAGTGAAAAAGAAAGCGATCCCAGCGTTTAAAGATCGTCAATTTGCAAATCTTGCAGCGCTTCCTATTGGAACGGGGGATTTTCATGGGAAAGAGCGCGAGACGCTTCTTCTCTATCCTGCACGTGGAACAGAGAAGAGAGTTCTGCTGCTCGGCCTTGGAAATGAGAAGGCGCTTACAGAAGAGTTGTTAAGGCGCGCCTATGCCACAGTGATAAAGGCGTGCAGACGCAAAAAGTATAAGAGCTTGAATATCGTTCTTCCCGAAGTGAAGATGGATGAAGCTCTTCTCGTTCATGCGGTGAGCGAAGGGCTTATTCTTGCAAACTACAAGTTCGATCTCTACCTGCAGTCTGAAAAGAGCGATCCCAAAGATCCTCCTGTTGAGAGCTGCTGCCTAATTGGAGCGGATAAGAGCCAAGCTAAGCAGATCGAGAAGGTGGAGGTGGTCACTTCTGCGGTTCAGCTGACGCGCGATCTCGTGAACGCAAATGCGGATCAGATCAATGCGCAGATGCTCGCTGAAACAGCCAAGCAGATTGCCAAAGATTTCAAGAGCGTAAAGACTACAGTTCTAGGCAAGAAAGAGCTTGAGAAAGAGAAGATGGGCCTCCTGTTGGCCGTCAATCGTGGAGCTGCCCAGGATCCAGCCCTCATTCTCATCGAATATCGCGGAGATCCCAAGTCGAAAGATCTCACTGCAATTGTCGGAAAGGGGATTAGCTTTGACACGGGCGGTCTCAATTTAAAACCGACAGGAAGCATCGAGACCATGAAAGACGACATGTCTGGTGCCGCTGCCGTGATTGGAACGCTGCGCGCAGCCGCGGAGCTCGGGATAAAACGCAACATCATCGGTGTTATTGCAGCAGCTGAAAATGCGATGGGACCTCACAGCTTCAAACCCGGAGATGTCTATTATAGCCATAGCGGAAAGAGCGTCGAGATCTCGAACACAGATGCAGAGGGAAGACTCGTTCTTGCAGACGCATTCTCCTATGTGCAGAGCAAATACCCTGTTACCCGTCTAATCGATCTTGCAACTCTCACAGGGGCGATCGTTGTTTCTCTGGGTGAGGAGCTCACGGGTCTCTTCAGTAACAATGATCGTTTAGCTGAAGGCCTCATGAAGGCAGGTGAGAAGACTTTTGAAAGACTCTGGCGCATGCCGATCTACCCAGAATACAGAGACGCTCTCAAGTCTCCTATTGCCGATATGAAGAACTCCGGAGGACGCAAGGGAGGCTCGATCACAGCTGCCCTCTTCCTTAAAGAGTTCATTAAAGGCGACCTTCCTTGGGCGCATTTAGACATTGCTGGCACTGCCTACCTCTCTGAACTCAACAAGCCCTACCACCCGCTGAACGGCACTGGGGTGGGTGTGAGACTTCTGATCGAATTCCTTGAGCAATAG
- a CDS encoding RluA family pseudouridine synthase: MKWRVTSKEAGMKLLAFLREKDRGVHSVKLLKKAIDEKRCSVNKKVERFASYTLVEKDLIELDLSEVTTLSAPQTLSCPILFEDEHLLVVDKPAGLISEDDRLNALLPQYKGGLLLIHRLDKETSGALMLAKSAAVKEAFIALFRKKEVVKIYLALVDGRFERKEGKIENYLVKKGSFAGQTIWGTSPKGLKHELAITFWKREKMGSQATLLVCQPITGKTHQLRVHLSAIGHPILGDFQYEKKFTCSLKPRRHLLHAYLLRFTHPFTQKEVEIKAPLPQDFLDAVKTLKLV; this comes from the coding sequence ATGAAGTGGCGCGTCACATCTAAAGAAGCGGGCATGAAACTGCTCGCTTTTCTTCGAGAGAAGGATCGAGGCGTTCACTCTGTAAAGCTTCTAAAGAAAGCGATCGATGAGAAGCGCTGTAGCGTAAATAAGAAAGTTGAGCGTTTTGCCTCTTACACTCTCGTTGAAAAAGATCTCATCGAGCTCGACCTTAGCGAGGTGACTACACTCTCTGCTCCTCAAACTCTCTCCTGTCCCATTCTATTCGAAGATGAGCACCTTCTGGTTGTCGACAAGCCCGCAGGACTCATCAGCGAAGATGATCGCCTGAATGCACTCCTTCCTCAATATAAGGGCGGCCTGCTGCTGATTCATCGACTCGATAAAGAGACCTCTGGAGCTCTTATGCTAGCGAAGTCGGCCGCCGTTAAAGAGGCGTTCATTGCACTCTTTCGAAAAAAAGAGGTGGTTAAGATCTATCTTGCGCTTGTGGATGGAAGGTTCGAGAGAAAAGAGGGGAAGATCGAAAACTACCTTGTTAAAAAGGGTAGCTTTGCAGGGCAGACCATCTGGGGAACCTCTCCAAAGGGGCTTAAGCATGAGCTTGCCATTACCTTCTGGAAGCGAGAGAAGATGGGCTCTCAGGCGACCCTTCTTGTCTGCCAACCTATCACGGGAAAGACGCACCAGCTGCGCGTCCATTTAAGCGCGATCGGGCACCCGATTTTAGGCGACTTTCAATATGAGAAAAAATTTACTTGTTCTTTGAAGCCGAGACGCCACCTCCTGCACGCCTACCTCTTGCGCTTTACCCATCCCTTCACCCAGAAAGAGGTTGAGATAAAGGCCCCTCTCCCTCAAGATTTTCTGGATGCTGTTAAAACGTTAAAACTCGTATGA
- a CDS encoding glycosyltransferase family 9 protein, translating to MRSILIVKTSSIGDVIHTFDVLAYLRSKFPAARIDWVVEKSCAGLVEAHPQIDQVLQVDTRRWRRGASGSGKEISSFLKKLREEQYDLLIDLQGNSKSALITFLARAQEKVGFEWKSLPEKPNWFALNRRYSAPIEMGVRRRNLHIAQAHFKDQGCFSSKPVELKTSGSEKIRLEEILSLKALLRPSRLMICPGSKWKNKQLTEETLTKLVKKIGENFSLSFIFIWSNPEEKSIADLLAGLFPERSASIGDLSLNLWQALMGRISGVVAVDSAALHLCGTSKTPSFSIFGPSSSDYYKPEGERHASFQGSCPYGRTFSKRCPILRTCPTGACIRTLSADALYSSFSLWWKSIGN from the coding sequence ATGAGATCGATCCTAATTGTTAAAACCTCGTCCATAGGTGACGTCATTCATACGTTTGATGTTCTGGCCTACTTGCGCTCCAAGTTCCCCGCTGCGCGCATCGACTGGGTTGTCGAGAAGAGCTGCGCGGGGCTTGTCGAAGCGCATCCTCAGATCGACCAGGTCCTGCAAGTGGATACACGCAGGTGGAGAAGGGGAGCTTCTGGCAGTGGCAAGGAGATCTCTTCTTTTTTGAAAAAGCTCAGAGAGGAGCAGTACGATCTTCTCATCGATCTTCAAGGCAATAGTAAATCTGCTCTTATTACGTTTTTAGCAAGAGCGCAAGAAAAGGTGGGCTTCGAATGGAAGAGTCTTCCCGAAAAACCCAACTGGTTTGCGTTAAATAGGCGCTACTCTGCCCCGATCGAGATGGGGGTGCGAAGACGCAATCTTCATATCGCGCAAGCCCACTTTAAAGACCAGGGCTGTTTCTCTTCTAAACCTGTAGAGCTAAAAACCAGTGGAAGCGAAAAGATTAGATTGGAAGAGATCCTCTCTCTCAAGGCCCTTTTACGACCATCTCGACTCATGATCTGTCCTGGATCAAAGTGGAAGAATAAGCAGCTAACAGAAGAGACCCTCACTAAGCTGGTCAAAAAAATCGGCGAGAACTTCTCTCTCTCATTTATTTTTATCTGGTCAAACCCCGAAGAAAAAAGCATCGCGGATCTTCTTGCAGGGCTCTTTCCAGAAAGAAGCGCAAGTATCGGTGATCTTAGTCTAAATCTCTGGCAGGCGCTGATGGGAAGAATCTCAGGTGTTGTCGCTGTGGACTCAGCGGCCCTGCATCTATGCGGCACCTCTAAAACTCCCAGCTTTAGCATATTTGGACCCTCTTCCTCTGACTATTATAAGCCAGAAGGGGAGAGGCACGCCTCCTTTCAGGGCAGCTGCCCTTATGGACGCACATTTTCCAAGCGGTGTCCAATTCTTCGCACCTGCCCTACTGGAGCTTGCATCCGCACTCTATCTGCAGACGCCCTCTATTCAAGCTTCTCTCTCTGGTGGAAATCCATCGGCAATTAA
- the lgt gene encoding prolipoprotein diacylglyceryl transferase, producing MSYIFWDPSRAIFDFPLPLIGRPILWYGFFFALGFFLGYWILLYVLKRILSDPLKIKMVADRITIYVVVGTVVGARLGDLLFYQDLSQYAHDPLGALRVWEGGLASHGGAIGIMIALYLLSRRAKKGLPKFSWLSLLDIVVIPTAFVASFIRIGNFFNQEILGRVTTLPWAVIFGHPADGSYPAPRHPVQLYESLAYLLIFVVLITLWRGYPAWRRTGKMCGLFLLLVFSFRFFVEFLKEEQSLLLSASAPLQMGQLLSLPFILLGTYFLLRQDK from the coding sequence ATGAGTTATATCTTCTGGGATCCTTCTAGGGCGATCTTTGACTTTCCCCTTCCTCTGATAGGAAGGCCTATTCTCTGGTATGGATTCTTTTTTGCATTAGGTTTTTTTCTCGGCTATTGGATCCTGCTCTACGTCCTCAAGCGGATTCTTTCAGATCCCTTAAAGATCAAAATGGTTGCCGACCGGATTACGATATACGTCGTTGTAGGAACGGTTGTTGGGGCAAGACTCGGAGACCTTCTCTTTTACCAAGACCTCTCTCAATATGCGCACGACCCTTTGGGCGCGCTAAGAGTTTGGGAGGGGGGCCTCGCCAGCCATGGAGGTGCGATCGGCATCATGATCGCGCTCTACCTCCTTTCTAGACGCGCCAAAAAAGGTCTACCGAAATTCTCCTGGCTTTCTCTTCTCGACATTGTTGTGATTCCCACAGCTTTCGTAGCTAGTTTCATCCGCATAGGCAACTTCTTTAACCAGGAGATTCTGGGCCGCGTCACAACGCTTCCATGGGCTGTAATCTTTGGACATCCAGCGGATGGGAGTTATCCCGCTCCGAGGCATCCCGTACAGCTCTACGAGTCGCTAGCCTACCTTCTCATTTTTGTAGTGTTAATCACTCTCTGGAGGGGCTATCCCGCCTGGAGAAGAACAGGAAAGATGTGCGGCCTCTTCCTGCTTCTCGTCTTCAGCTTTCGTTTTTTCGTTGAATTTCTCAAGGAGGAGCAGAGCCTACTCCTCTCTGCCAGCGCCCCGCTTCAGATGGGACAGCTGCTGAGCCTTCCCTTCATCTTATTGGGCACCTACTTTCTTTTGAGACAAGACAAGTAA
- a CDS encoding AAA family ATPase produces the protein MGKKGFFVASTGQHVGKTTTCLGLLSGLKKRFESVGFIKPVGQEQMETACGRHVDKDVVLFKEHFGLKTAYENMSPVLLPHGFTRDFLDGEIDEKELSKRIQAAYANIDQENQFTLAEGTGHISVGSIVNMNNAQVASLLKLPIILVAPGGVGSSFDQLALNRAVCEKHGVRVAGVILNRVLPDKREMITTYMGRALSRWNIPLLGCIPYDPFLSNPSMKDFEQLFETQLLSGEEARMRHFRQTRIGAASSETYCDLIEQNQLIITPAAREDIIRATLQRHWEIKMASPHDDLETGMILTGDIPPAPALVEEIRRASIPMLYTPVTTYAAMQMITSFTAKIRNEDTQKVREAIAVVESHIDFNRLLDTIHN, from the coding sequence ATGGGTAAAAAAGGTTTTTTTGTCGCTTCCACCGGCCAGCATGTGGGCAAGACTACAACTTGTCTAGGGCTCCTCTCTGGGCTTAAAAAACGCTTTGAAAGCGTCGGCTTTATCAAACCTGTAGGCCAGGAGCAGATGGAGACAGCGTGCGGAAGACACGTGGATAAAGATGTCGTTCTTTTCAAAGAGCACTTCGGCTTAAAAACCGCTTACGAAAACATGAGTCCTGTTCTCCTTCCTCACGGCTTTACTCGCGACTTTTTGGATGGAGAGATCGATGAGAAAGAGCTTAGCAAGCGGATTCAGGCAGCCTATGCAAACATCGATCAAGAAAACCAGTTCACCTTAGCAGAGGGAACTGGTCACATCAGCGTTGGCTCCATTGTAAACATGAACAATGCTCAAGTCGCCTCTCTTTTAAAACTGCCTATTATTCTAGTTGCTCCGGGCGGCGTTGGCTCTTCATTCGATCAGCTCGCACTAAATCGAGCCGTTTGCGAGAAGCATGGAGTACGGGTGGCTGGCGTGATTTTAAACAGGGTTCTCCCAGATAAGCGCGAGATGATTACCACCTACATGGGCCGAGCTCTTAGCAGATGGAATATCCCCCTTCTTGGATGCATCCCCTACGATCCCTTTCTCTCAAATCCCTCGATGAAAGATTTCGAGCAGCTTTTCGAGACGCAGCTACTAAGCGGTGAAGAGGCGCGTATGCGCCACTTCAGACAGACGCGTATCGGCGCTGCCTCAAGCGAAACCTATTGCGACCTGATCGAACAGAACCAGCTGATTATCACACCAGCTGCACGAGAAGATATTATTCGCGCAACCTTGCAGAGGCACTGGGAGATCAAGATGGCCTCTCCTCACGATGATCTAGAAACGGGAATGATTCTTACTGGAGATATTCCTCCGGCCCCCGCTCTCGTGGAAGAGATCAGACGCGCCAGCATTCCGATGCTCTACACACCTGTTACCACCTATGCTGCCATGCAGATGATCACCTCCTTCACCGCGAAAATCCGCAACGAAGATACCCAGAAAGTAAGAGAAGCGATCGCCGTCGTCGAATCTCACATCGACTTCAATCGCCTCCTCGACACCATCCACAACTAG